The DNA window ACGAGATGGCCTACAGGCTCTGTGCTTTTTTGTATTTCTTCTCAAGTTACTGTAATATATTAGATGTAAATGTGTTTGCAGATCCTTCATTCACGAGCTGTTCGTTCATCTCTGGTATTCACACCTGAGATACCAATGGCTTATCCCTCATTTACGGCATCTCAATCGGGACTGATTCCAGCTTCTTTTCCTGGCATGGAAAGCCATTCTGATGTGCTTCGAAGAACAATTAGTTCTCATTTAACACCATCAGCTGGAGGATTCAAGGAGCCTGCTCAGGTACCATTTTATCTACTACTGCAATTTTACATGGGAATGGCCTTTTTCTTGCTTGGAATTGTAAACAATTAGCTCTTGAAAGTTGCTGAAAAGTTTTTTCGATAGGAAGTACACAAATCTACATGAGCTTAAGAAATTCCTTAAATGACAATATGAATGTTCTCCTTAGAAAAGTCTCTAGAAATCTATATTTTTGACAAATAATCTTACGGGTAATCAAGAACTTAGATCTCTATGTAtgttactgtttttttttttcaattgttgtATAATGACAAAGCTTAGAAGGGCTAGGCCTTGATAGGTACTATAGTCATATACAGTGTGCAGACATTTTTGTTAAATGTGGTAGAACTCGAGCAAAATTATTCTTGCGACTTGGATATTTGAATGTGTCTTAACTGACCATTTTTGTTTGAATACGCTTACCAGCTACCCGGTGCATGGGATGATGAGCTCCATAATGTTGTCCAAATGGGATATGGAACCAACAGTACACAAGATAACCAAGATGTAAATGGTATTTGCTTATCCAATTTATGTCTTCAAATGCTACAAGCTATGTTAAAATGGCAAATGCGGAACTGACACTTTTTATACTAATAGATTATAAATGTAAAGTTTCAGAGTTAGAaatgaaaagtttaaacgtAGGATTCGACAAGGTCTATAAGCTAAGTGCTCTTATGCTgatttcttttatatttgttgCAGAATCACTGCCGAGAGACCATATGAAAGCTGAACTTTAACTGTTCACCTTTCTTTTGTACAACTTGTTCCACTAATTTTGAGGCATAAGGGCACATGACATTCTCTTACCACGGAGATCGATGAAGAAACCGATGATTTTACCCCAGCTTCCGAAAAGCTTGGATAATCTCGGAAGCTTGAAGGGTCATTCACCCTGCCTACGAAAAGCATGGTTATGGCATTTTGTCGGCCGGAAAAGTGGAAAGCAGGAAATAGGTCTTTGTTACGGAATAGGGTGTCCGATATGGTGACGACTAATTCAAGAATGTATAGATTGATGTTCCAAGGATATTATGAAAATAGGGTGATAGGGAAAACCATGAAATGGAGCTCTGTAATTTATTGGATAATGAGAAAAATTATGGCATTTTGCTCATTTGTATCTCAATTTTCTACTTATATACATGTCCATTACTATTGGCATTTCATGTTTGGAGCATAGCAGATCAGCAAAATTCTGTCAGTATAGCTGGTGagcattttgtttttcttcttcctttacTGGAGACCGAATCTCAATAAAAGAAcaagttgataaaaaaaaagcaatCAATTGAGTctttttaatagtttatttgttttaagaaaTTACTAATTGCAATAGcaaattcttttttaattatgaaatttgtaaaaaaaaaatggaattttcaTATTTGACCAATAGAACTTTATTGTTAGATTAAGTATGCTCGCACTAGGCAGCAAATTGTTAGGCTGTTGGTTCAATTTCTTCaagtttaaaaaattttaaagtaTGTTGGCATtcacatttattaatttttttatttgattaggttctacttaaatatatttaataatttatttgtcatAAAAATGATTTTGTATTGAGTCaaaaaatttgtttatataCGGCTTTGATTTTGTATTGAGTTAATAAATcactttcaacttttttaatcaACTAAATCTCAAATTTATATCTCAAGATCATATAAGCCATTTTTAATAGtcaattagatttttaaatttatcttccAGGTTCAAATAACCCTTAATCTgtatagttttaaaaatatgactTATTTAACCATAAAACAcgagttttaaaatcaaattgaagaaaacaatttatttaattatgaaatataaattcaaaaaccGGATGGACTCTTActcaattttaattagttttttggTCAGTATTCACTAGACATAATCAGGATTTTAAAAACGGGTCATTTTTGTACAAAATTGCAATTAATTTTCGTCGTTTTCCGTACAGCTAATTACCTAACGTTAACCTCCGTTCGCGCCAAAAAGCTATATTTGCAGACAGAGCTAATAAACAGAATGTCCACTTCTTCTAACCACTACGCCTCCTTACTAAAGCTCTGCTGCGAAACCCGACACCATAACCAAGCCAAGAAGCTTCATTGCCATATAATCAAGACCCTGCCATACCCAGAAACTTTTCTTATTAACAATCTCATAAATACTTACAGCAAATTAGACAACTTAACTTATGCACGCCACCTGTTTGATGAATTACCACAACCAAATTCTTTTTCTTGGAACACCATTCTTTCTGCTTATTCGAAATCCGGGCATATCTCAAAAATGCAAGAGATTTTCAATCTCATGCCAATTCGAGATGGGGTCTCTTGGAATTCGGTTATTTCGGGGTATGGTAGTTGTGGTTCTGTTGTTGAAGCTGTTAAGGCTTTTAACTTGATGATGAGAGATGGGGCTTTTAATTTGAATAGGATTACGTTTTCGACGATGCTTATGTTAGCTTCGAGTCAGGGTTTTGTTGTTTTGGGAAGGCAGGTGCATGGTCTAATAGTGAAATTTGGTTTTAGAAGTTATGTTTTTGTTGGTAGTCCTTTGGTTGATATGTATGCGAAAACAGGTTTAGTCTCTGAGGCTAAGAAGGTTTTTGATGAGATGCCCGAGAGGAATGTGGTAATGCATAATACGATGATTACGGGCTTTCTGAGATGTGGGATGGCAGAGGATTCGAAGAGGCTGTTTTATGATATGAAGGAGAGAGATTCTATTTCTTGGACTACTATGATCACAGGCTTGATACAAAATGGATTGGAGGAAGAAGCTATTGGTTTGTTTAGACAGATGAGACTAGAGGGAATGGGTATGGATCAGTATACATTTGGCAGTGTGTTGACTGCTTGTGGGGGACTCAAGGTCTTAGAACAGGGAAAGCAAGTTCATGCCTTTATAATTAGGAGTGATTATAAGGATAATGTGTTTGTGGGTAGTGCACTCGTTGACATGTATTGTAAGTGTAGATTCATACCATATGCAGAAGCAGTTTTCAAGAGAATGACATATAAGAATGTTGTATCATGGACTGCAATGTTAGTGGGTTACGGTCAGAATGGCTTCAGTGAAGAAGCTGTTAAGATCTTTTCCAACATGGAGAGAAATGGGATCGAGCCAGATTATTTTACGTTTGGAAGTGTTATAAGCTCATGTGCAAACCTGGCTAGCTTAGAAGAAGGTGCTCAGTTTCATTGTCGAGCCCTTGTTTCCGGCTTGATTTCTTATCTAACAGTCTCCAATGCACTTGTTACATTGTATGGTAAATGTGGAAGCTTAGAAGGTTCCATTCGCTTGTTCAATGAGATGAACTTCAGGGATGAAGTCTCTTGGACAGCATTGATTTCAGGATATGCACAATTCGGGAAGGCCAAAGAGACAATTGAGTTGTTTGAAAGAATGCTGGCCCATGGTCTGAAGCCTGATGCTGTTACATTCGTAGGAGTCCTTCTAGCTTGCAGTAGAGCAGGTTTAGTGGAAAGAGGACAGCAATATTTTGACTCTATGTTAAAAGATCACAGAATCATTCCCGCTCCTGATCATTACACTTGCATGATTGACCTCTTCAGTCGAGCTGGAAAGTTAGAAGAAgccaaaatatttatcaataagATGCCTTTCCGTCCTGATGCAATTGATTGGGCAACTTTGCTAAGCTCATGCAGGATTTATGGTAATGTAGAAATTGGGGAATGGGCTGGTCGGTCTCTTCTAGAATTAGAGCCCCAGAACCCTGCAGGCTATATCTTGCTTTCTAGTATCTATGCTGCTAAAGGAAAATGGAATGATGTAGCGCAATTAAAGAGTGGAATGAGAGAAAAGGGAGCAAGAAAGGAACCAGGATGTAGTTGGATCAAATATAAGAACAAAATCCACATTTTTTCAGCAGATGATAGTTCAAGTCCATTTTCTGATAGGATTTATGCTGAGCTGGATAACTTGAACCACAAAATGCTGAAGGAAGGGTACAAGCCAGATGCTAATTCAGTTCTCCATGATGTTGAGGAGTCAGAAAAGATTAAGATGCTTAACCACCATAGTGAGAAACTTGCAATTGCTTTTGGATTGATATTTATTCCTCGTGGGCTTCCCATAAGAGTATTTAAGAATCTGAGGGTATGCGGGGATTGCCACAATGCCACTAAATATATTTCTAAGATAACTCAAAGAGAAATACTTGTAAGAGATTCTGTTCGGTTCCATTCATTCAAAGATGGAGCTTGTTCATGTGGAGATTTCTGGTGAGAACTAGCAAGAGGATTATCCAACTAGAAAGGCATATCCCTGGAGTACTTAATTGCTATATTCGGTTGATAATTTTGGACTTTGGACGTATATATTGATAGTGCTAAAACACAATGCAATTTGATGTCAAGATGGCCTTTGCTGAATTACTGGTACGTATATACTTGAACTTCATTCATTTGCATGTTCAAGAATTTGCATTGTTGGCAGTTTCTCTCATGTCATCTCTGTTTGCAATATTTACTTTATCAGCTGAAACTTAATTGTAAACTACTCAAATGCACAAAAAGACACTTATTAAACAAGTGATACATGTATATCAGAAATCAGTGGGTAGCATGGTTTTTTGAGTTAGCTTCAGATTCCATGGCAGCTTACAGTATGGTCCTGtccaatttaaaatgaaaaaaaagtttcTCTGAGTATTTCTTGATTAAAGCAGCTAATAAAATGTAGCGGTCCACTGTTTTGGAAGATTTTTTTCCCAAAACAATTATATCTAATTTATGTGCTTCAGTCTAGAATATGTATGTTTCTAAATTCTTCTCTTAACATAGTTTTTATAAAACTTCATTTATAATTTCAATCAACACAAAAACATACAACATAAAACAAAAGAATAACAGACAAGGACCACCTAACTAGGTGGTAGGTCCAAATGGCTTCCTGGAGTTGTCGTCGACTGAAACTCTGGCAATGTAGAAAATAAGGCAAAAGCTAAGAAAAGAACAGAGCTTTCTTTACTTCTGTCCTTAAATTACAAAGAATACAAATAGATGTAAGCTTAGAGAATATTGATGGACTGCTCTTGACTATGTTGCGGGTTCTGCATTAGAATGAAGAGAAGTAGTTTAAAGAAACTTCATTCCGGATAGTATTTCAATATGAAATTAAGGAAGCTGAAAAAACTACCTGTAACTTGCTACAGATCTCAATTATTTCTGCTGGAGGAGCCCAATCACCAAAGTTCCTTTCAATGAACTGGTAAGCAATGCCACTCTTTCCTTTGCCAACTATAAAAAGTCCACCTTTAATTTCTCCTTCCCCTTTGAAGTTGCTCTTTACTCCGGAAGCTTTTGCACGTTTGTAATTTGCAATAGCTCTGGGATTGAAAACAAATCCTGATAAGAACTTTTCTTTCAGCAGTTGCCCACCACCAAGAGCTTTGAAGAAGTCCATATCACGGTCATAGAGTACAGCACCACCCCAGTATCGAGGCCAGAAGTCCTGTACCTGCATGACGATATGCAACAGCTTGCATCAAACAAACAGGAGTTTATTGAATGGTGAGAAGTTGAAAGTTCACTTGATACCTCTGACTCTATATGTTCATGGAGAACTGCAACAAGTTGAATTCCTAGTGCATCAAAGATGGGTTTTTTGGCATACAATTGGTGAGCTTCAGCTCTGCACATGATGCACCTGTTTGAAATGCAAAAGAACGAAAGGTCAATTCCACCATCTTATGAGTACTCAATCAACATTGGAATCTTCATTTTATGATATTTGAAGGCAGCAATATATTCAATTCCTAGTTACAGGTAAATCATTATTGGGGGTTCAGGTATTCTTTAGCTTCATATCCATAACCAGGTGCCACCCACATCCTAGTGTTTAAATGCTTTTTATGTAATGCTGCTGATGGAATATTTATCAACATAAGAAAATGAAAGACGGGATTTAGAAGATCAGTGCTTACCCGGGACGTCTGATGCAGAGCAGCACTGCAGGTTTATCTCGCCACAGTTCTGAGGCCTTCATCGGGGGTGCCCTGGTTTTTACTAAACGCTCCATTCCAGCCTTATGCTCGGGAGTTAGTTTCTGAAGTGATATGTTCTCGATAAAAGAGTAAGGGGCAACTTCATCAACTATTGGAGGAGGTTGTACACAACCACATACTCGAGATTCAGCTGGCCCAGCTGCAACAATTCCTTTAAAGACATATCCATCGTTAATTTTAAAGTCTGCCAGTGATTGCTCGAGCTGTTTATCATAGCTTATGCTACTATTACTAGGATATCTTGATGTGCTGTGCATATATTTTGAGCTAGCAGTACCAGAACTCTTCAAGGTGCTATCATTTCTAGATGTTGTGCTGCTCATTCTCCTTGCAGGGACTGCATATGCTTTAGGCAAAGTTTCAGAACATGCAGCAGTTCTATCTGTGAACCGTGCAACATGACCTCTTTTCATTCCAAACTGGGATGAGAGTTCTCCACCGCTCAAGCTCAGAAGCTCGGGCAAAGATTTTCCAGATTCTTCTAACTTATCTCCGTATTGCATAAGCGCACGGTCATGCAGGTACGACCTTATTTCCATTGCATCCTAGAGTATAAGACACAAGCACAACAGTTCATTTCTTATGAAGACACAAGCACAACAGTTAATTTGTTATGATATTACATCTACATAGCACGGAAACAGAAACTTTAGAATGAAAACCACTGAAACGAGAAACGaaaaaactatatattttacaagaataagttataaatatagagtttgcGAATTTCAAAAGGGATTCCTGAAACAGGAACCGAAACGCAGAAACGTAGAAATCGAGAAGTTTGAAAGGTAAAACTAGGAATCAAACCTTTTGCCTTGGTGTCAAGTTTAATGCATCCATATCACCTGAATTCATGATCTTTAATGTTGGAACATCATCCCAGCCATCTTCTATTAATTTTGGAAGCAGCTTTTTCAGACTTCCATTCCCTACAAAATCTTCTATAGAATAAGAAGCCATTTTTTGTTTTGCAGCAGAGAAAACTGTATAAAATTGTTGTCAGTGAAAGATATTTATGgatattgttgttgtttgtcAGGCAGGCCAACCACTCTGATATAGAACAGACCTCTGAGAATAAATTCACAAAAAGAGCAATTAATATGCTGTGACAATGACAAAACCTGGATTTGGCTTAACCTTATGTCTTATGTGTGCTACCAATACCATAGCTTTGAGATTGACAATC is part of the Mercurialis annua linkage group LG3, ddMerAnnu1.2, whole genome shotgun sequence genome and encodes:
- the LOC126671926 gene encoding putative pentatricopeptide repeat-containing protein At1g68930 produces the protein MSTSSNHYASLLKLCCETRHHNQAKKLHCHIIKTLPYPETFLINNLINTYSKLDNLTYARHLFDELPQPNSFSWNTILSAYSKSGHISKMQEIFNLMPIRDGVSWNSVISGYGSCGSVVEAVKAFNLMMRDGAFNLNRITFSTMLMLASSQGFVVLGRQVHGLIVKFGFRSYVFVGSPLVDMYAKTGLVSEAKKVFDEMPERNVVMHNTMITGFLRCGMAEDSKRLFYDMKERDSISWTTMITGLIQNGLEEEAIGLFRQMRLEGMGMDQYTFGSVLTACGGLKVLEQGKQVHAFIIRSDYKDNVFVGSALVDMYCKCRFIPYAEAVFKRMTYKNVVSWTAMLVGYGQNGFSEEAVKIFSNMERNGIEPDYFTFGSVISSCANLASLEEGAQFHCRALVSGLISYLTVSNALVTLYGKCGSLEGSIRLFNEMNFRDEVSWTALISGYAQFGKAKETIELFERMLAHGLKPDAVTFVGVLLACSRAGLVERGQQYFDSMLKDHRIIPAPDHYTCMIDLFSRAGKLEEAKIFINKMPFRPDAIDWATLLSSCRIYGNVEIGEWAGRSLLELEPQNPAGYILLSSIYAAKGKWNDVAQLKSGMREKGARKEPGCSWIKYKNKIHIFSADDSSSPFSDRIYAELDNLNHKMLKEGYKPDANSVLHDVEESEKIKMLNHHSEKLAIAFGLIFIPRGLPIRVFKNLRVCGDCHNATKYISKITQREILVRDSVRFHSFKDGACSCGDFW
- the LOC126671928 gene encoding uncharacterized protein LOC126671928; translation: MASYSIEDFVGNGSLKKLLPKLIEDGWDDVPTLKIMNSGDMDALNLTPRQKDAMEIRSYLHDRALMQYGDKLEESGKSLPELLSLSGGELSSQFGMKRGHVARFTDRTAACSETLPKAYAVPARRMSSTTSRNDSTLKSSGTASSKYMHSTSRYPSNSSISYDKQLEQSLADFKINDGYVFKGIVAAGPAESRVCGCVQPPPIVDEVAPYSFIENISLQKLTPEHKAGMERLVKTRAPPMKASELWRDKPAVLLCIRRPGCIMCRAEAHQLYAKKPIFDALGIQLVAVLHEHIESEVQDFWPRYWGGAVLYDRDMDFFKALGGGQLLKEKFLSGFVFNPRAIANYKRAKASGVKSNFKGEGEIKGGLFIVGKGKSGIAYQFIERNFGDWAPPAEIIEICSKLQNPQHSQEQSINIL